The Kaustia mangrovi genome has a segment encoding these proteins:
- a CDS encoding zinc-finger domain-containing protein, with protein sequence MADPVVPKFHNDAGVDIVEIGVKEFECMGAAPPHDHPHVYLDMGDETEIICPYCSTVYRYNPALKPEDSKPADAFYRAAHTP encoded by the coding sequence ATGGCTGATCCGGTCGTTCCCAAGTTCCACAACGACGCTGGCGTCGACATCGTCGAAATCGGCGTCAAGGAATTCGAGTGCATGGGTGCGGCACCGCCTCATGACCATCCTCACGTCTACCTCGATATGGGCGATGAAACGGAGATCATCTGCCCGTATTGCTCAACGGTCTATCGCTACAATCCGGCGCTGAAGCCGGAAGACTCAAAGCCCGCCGACGCGTTCTACCGCGCCGCGCACACGCCCTGA